The genomic region GAAGCGCCATCATTTCATCACCCTGGAAGCAGGCAATGATCCTCGCACTTCCCTCTTCAATGCGGATATTCAGGGTCTTGCAAAGACTGCGGGTGATCTCCACTCGCCGGTTACAGGCCTGTTTCCCCGACTCCAGAGATGCGAGGTTCCGCTGCAAGGCCTCATTGATGCTTTCCGGACACTGTCGAAGAAGTGCATCCTGATGTTCGTTCATCACAGCAAGCAGCCTGCGATAGGCTTCGGACTCCACTTTGGCGGCATCCATCAGCTCTTGGAGCAGCTTAGAATCTGCCATTCTTCCCTCCCGGTTTCGCCGACCATTGGGACTCGATCAGATCCGCGAGTCCCAGTCCCCGCCCGCTCTCGCTGGCAAGGCGGCAGTATTCTTCATCCAGCATCCCGCGAAAGAGACGATTGCCGGGAGTCTCCGGCATGAGTTCGCTTCTCTCGACACTCTTTCTCATTGTCGCCATCAGGAACTGAAGGAACAGGGCCTCCATCTCCTCCGCACTCTGGCGAGCTTCCCGAGCCGCCTTGCTCCCCGAGGATGCAAGACTCTCGGGAGACTGAAGGCTCCTTGCCGGATTCGCTTGCTGCAACTCGTTCATTCTGTCTCCTACATGATCACGAGTTCCGCTTCCAGGGCGCCGGATTCCTTGAGTGCCTGGAAGATGGAAATCATGTCCCGGGGGCTCACGCCCATCTCATTGAGTGCCTGTGCGACTTTTTCCACCGTGTTACTGTCTTCAAGCAGGGTGAACTGTCCCTTGCTGTCATGAACTGCTGTCTGGACTTCCGGAACCAGCAGGCTCCGTCCCTCTCCGAAAGGGGAAGGCTGGCTGGCCTGATAGCCCGTGCGGATCTCCACCTGAAGGCTGCCGTGGGCAATGGCCACATCCCGTATCCGGACATGGTCGCCCACAACCACGGTTCCGGTTCTCTCATTGATCACCACGCGAGCGGCCAAGTCGGTTTCCACGCTCATATTTTCGATTTCACTGATGAAGCGGATCATGTCGCCCCCCCGCTCCTTGGGAATCCAGACCGAGACTCTTGCAGCATCGTGGGCCTGTGCGACTTCTCCGCCGTAACGACGGTTCAGGGATCCGGCGATATTAGCCGCCGTCGTGAAATCGGGGCTGTGAAGAAGCAGGTCAAAACGATTGTCACGAACATAGGAACCCGGCCAGTCCCGGCTCAGGGTTCCCCCCGAGGGAATGCGACCTACATTGCTGTTGTTCTTTCGAACGGAATTACCAAGACCCGCATCCACGCTATAGCCGCCCACACTGATTGCCCCCTGGGCAATTCCGTACTGAAGACCATCGGCCTGGCGAAGCAGGGGAGTCATCAGGAGGATTCCGCCCTCGAGGCTCTTGGCATCTCCAAGGCTGGATACGGTTACATCCAGTTGCCCACCCTGACGGCTGTTGGGAGGAAGGGTCGCCGTCACCATGACTGCGGCCACATTTTTCATACGGATTTCCTCGGGGTCGAGGGTCAGCCCGAACTTCTCCATCATCCCGGCAACCGAGTGAGCCGTGAAACCAGTCCCCCGTCCATCCCCGGTACCACTGAGACCCACCACCAGTCCGTAGCCGATCAGGTGTTCTCCGTCCTGCCCATTCACCTGGGCAATGTCCTTCACTCTGGAAGCACCTGCGGAAGATGCGATCAGGAACAGGAGCGCAAGGAGTGTCATGAATTGCTTCTTCATCCTCATCCTTCCTAGAATATCCAGTCGGCAAAACGACTCAGGAGACCGGGGCGATTGCTTTGCTCCAGATCACCCTTGCCTTCGTATACGATGATGGCTTCTGCAATGGCGCTTGAAGGAACCGAGTTGTCCGGACCGATATCGCGGCCGCGCACCACTCCCGAGAGAGTAAGTACGTCCTCTTCCCCGTTGCGGCTGACACTTCTTTCCCCTTCCACACGAAATTGCCCCCGGGGCAGTTCCTGCACAATGCGCACACTCATGACGGCTTTGAGATCCGCCTTCCGTGCGCTTGTACCTTTCCCCTCAAAACGGTTTTCCTGGTTGAGTCCCCAGAGCGGGATGAAGTCGAGAAGGCCGGTCCCCGCGCCGCCACTCATTTCATTCTTCACTTCGGTATCGGTGATTGCATCACTGACCGCCGTCGCGCTTTCAGAAATCATGACCGTGAGGATGTCCCCCACTCGATGGGCTTTCTGGTTGGAATAGAGGCTGCCCCCGCTGCTGTCATCCCAGAGGGCTTCCGCCTGAAGGGAAGTGGATAAGGCCAGCAGCAAGATCAGGAACCATCGTTTACTCATGTCTGCTTCTCCCTGAGTTCAATCCATGAGGGAACCAGAAGGCCCGGGCCGGCAACCCGGTAGCGCTTCAGTTCCCTGCTGTCCCGGAGCCGTACCGGGACCATTTCTCCGTATCGACCATTGGACTGCGCCACGCCGCTTTTACGAACCCGGACGGCACCACGCTCCAGTTGAATCACCACTTCTCTTCCCGCTCGCACGAGAAGGTCGCTCTCTGTATTCCGGGTCGTCAGGACATCCCCCGGCTCCAGACGACGCTTGAGAACTGCCGTAGACAAGGCTCCCTCTTCCAGAGGCTGTCCATCAATGTCAAAGAGATTGCGTACTTCCCAGCCCCAGTTGCGAAGGGTCTCGCCGCGCACTTGAGGATGCCGGCAGACGGGAACCCGGATCGGCTTCTCGCAGCGAAAGGAAACTCTGCGCTGGATTTCAAATCCCAGAGAATCCCGTACTTTCAGGAGCGCCTCGCCCTGCCTTTTTGTTTCCCCCTGGAGTTCCATTTCGAATTCAATCCGAAGATCGCTGAGCTGGATTTCCTCGGGGAAACCCATGAGCGGAGAAATCCGCTTCAGACCGAGAGGCTCCAGCTTCCTATCCAGGTAGCGGCTGGCGGATTCCAGAATGCGTTTACTGGAGAGGCGAAGAGAGGGCGTTGAGATCTTGACTGTTTCAGCACCTTCGAGCCTTCCCAGGTAGCCCTCTTCCCGAAGAAGGCGCTGAAGCCGACGACGGCTCAGGCTTCTGGTTTTTCCCGGCTCGGGACTCTTGCACACCAGAAGATCGTTCATTGAGGAGGGAAGGGAGCCATCGAGCAGGTCCACAAGGGAGACAACAGGTGCCCGACACTGCAGGGTCTCTTTCAGGAGCAGACGGCTCTCTTCCGCAATAGACGATTGAGGGAAATGCAGAAGGGCAAGCCCCAGGAGGGCTGCCGTCAGAAGAACTCTCTTATGCCTCTTTCTTATGATCATCGTTTCAACTGGTTGGCGACCGAGAGCATCTCTTCGGATGTCTGGATCGCCTTGGAGTTCAGTTCATAGGCTCTCTGTGCTTCAATGAGCCGGATCATTTCTTCCACCACACTGACATTGCTGCCTTCGAGGATCCCGGACTCAATCTGACCGAAACCATCACGGCCGGCGGTTCCTTCCTGGGCTTTCCCACTCGATTCGCTGGCCAGAAAAAGATTGTTTCCCAGGGCACTCAGGCCGGAGGGGTTTGCAAAACGATAGACTTCAAGTTGTCCAAGACTCCGGGGTTCCTCTTCGCCCGCGACGAGGATGCGCAGGTCGCCGTCTTTCTCGACGGAAACCTGGGTCGTGGATTCAGGAAACTCGAAACCGGGTGCCACATGCAGACCACCGCTGGTCACCAGACTTCCCTCACTGTCCAGCGCAAAGGAACCGTCACGGGTATAGGCGTAGCGCCCGTCGGGCAATTCCACCCGGAAGAAACCGTCACCATTGATGGCCATGTCGAGAGCGTTTCCCGTGATCTGTGTAGGGCCCTGGGTAAAGATCTGGCGTATACCGGCCAGACGGACTCCATGACCTACCTGAATGGGCTGTACATCGGCACCGCCACGAAGACTGGCATTGGGGGAAACCACCTGATAGAGAAGATCCTGGAACTCAACGCGCCCGCGCTTGAAGCCGGTCGTGTTGACGTTTGCCAGGTTATGGGAAATCGTATCCACATAGAGCTGTTGGGCTCTCATGCCGGTGGCGGAAGTGGACAGGGCTCTCATCATCTTGTTTCTCCTTAAGGTCTGAGACTTCCAACACGCTGTGTCGCAATTCTCAGGGTTTCATCTGCCGCAAGGGCACCTCTCTGCGCCATTTCGTAGGCCCGATAAGCACGGATCATGTCCACCATCTCCCGAACTGACTGGACATTGGAGCCTTCGAGAAAACCGGGAGCGAGAAGGTAGTCGCTCTCTTCCGCTTCCCGACTACCGCCTTCGAGGCGAAGAAGGTTGTCCCCCTGCCTTTCCAGCCTTGCCCCTTCCTCCGGAAGCAGGATGGAAAGACGGCCGAGCAAGATTTCTCCATCGAGAACACTGCCATCGGGAAGGATGCTGGGATTCTCACCGACATGAATCGGCGAGCCGTCCACCAGCACCCGGCCACCGGAGGAATGAACCAGCACTCCCTGCTCATCGAGACGGAAGGAACCGTCCCGGGTCAGGCGAAGCCCCTGATCCGTTTCCACCTGAAAGAAGCCTTCTCCCGTAAGAGCGATGTCCAGAGGATTGCCGGTGGGCAAAAGGGGCCCTCCCTGCTTCGAGGGAACTCCCTCCACGAGGATCTCCCTCTGCGGCAGGAACAGTTCCTGACCCGGAGCCTGCACCCCATCCTTGAGGTGGGCAGAAACGCGAGCCATCTCCCGCTTGAAGCCGGGAGTGTTCACATTGGCCAGGTTATTGGAGATGACCTCGTGCCGTCGCCACTGCATCTGCATGGCCTGGCGGCTACTGTCGAGGGCCTTGATCATCGCTTCTCCCCATTCGATAGAATCGAAAAGGGACATCAATCTTCATGCCACGAGCAAAAAAAGGCTAAAGTTTTGTAATTTGCTGAAAATGCAACACTTTGCGGCTTATTGCTAAAGCGATGCCATAGGAGCTTGGACAGTTTCCTGCGCCTTCAGGCGGAAAATCCTGCATCAAGCGGGGTGACTGTACTCCAGGCTGGACTGGATTTCGAGGATTCTGTCCAGGTGCGTGATCCGCAGGATCTTGCTCACATGCTCCGTCAATTCCACGAGAAGCAGGCGTTGGCCGCGAGCCCGGAAGCGTTCATTCAGATCGACCAGATATCCGAGACCGGCACTGTCGATGTACTCCAGTTCCCCGAGATGGAAGATGATTTCTTCCGCACCCCCGAGGCAGTCTTCGGCAGATTCGCGAAGCTCGGGAAGGGTAAAGACTTCAATCTCGCCCTGGATCTGCAGGAGAGTCGATCCTCCCTGCTGGCTTTTCGTGATCTTCATTGCTCTATTCCCTGGAAAATCAAAAGTGTCAGGTCGTCCACAGGAGCGATCCGCCCACGAAAGGCATTCAGATCGTCCAGCAGGCTTCCTAGCAAGTCTGCTGCCTCTGTCCCCCGGTGTTTCTGAAAATACCCTTCCAGGCGAGCGGAACCGTAACGATCCGAGTCCTCACTCTTCATGTCCGTAGCCCCGTCCGAATAGAGTAGCAGCCAGTCTCCGGCTTCGAATCGGAAAGGCTGATCGCGATATTCTTCCCTCTCCCGTATTCCGAGCGGAAGTCCTCCATAGTCTCCGAGATCCTGGAGTTTCTTTCCCTGTCTCAGGAAAAGAACGGGTTCGTGTCCCGCCGATGCGGCCAGAACTTCTCGCCCTCCGCAGCGGAAAATCAGACAGGTGGCCGTCACGAAACTCCCCTTCATCCGGTCTTCACAGAGGAAGCGGTTCAGTCGGCCCAGGAGTTCGCCCGGGGAGTGGCAGGATCGAGCCTGGCTTCTCAAGAGTGCGCGGAGACCGCTCATGCGAAGTGCCGCAGGAACGCCCTTCCCGGAAACATCTGCGAGGAAGGCCAGGGTGTCTCCATTGTCCAGGGTGATGACATCGTAGTAGTCCCCGCCCACGGACTCTGCTGACTGGCTGTAGCCCGCCATATCCAGGCCTTCCACTTCAGGAAGGATTTCGGGGATCAGTCTTTTCTGGATCTGCCGCGCAACTTCCAACTGTTCCAGTTCCCGGTTTCGCAAGATCTGCTCCTGGTGCTCCAGGGCCTTTTGCAAAGCCTGACTCCCGAACAGGGCGCAGGACTCAATCAGTTCCCGGCTCTGGGGGTCTTCCTGAAAGTCCGGCCCGGATACCAGAAGAAGCTCCGCACGATGAGGAAGCCGTAGAGGAAGGTTGACTTCCATGAGTGTGTCAGGAAACCAGGCACTGTTACCGGTAGATGAGAACTGTCGGAGGCGGCTACCACGAAGCGGCTCCCTCTCATCCTGATCCAGTTCATCCAGAACTTCCTCGGGAAGCCCCCAGAAGACCTTGTGAACTACCTTGTCCTTTTCGTAGAGACGCGCCGCTCCCACTTCCGCGCCGGTCAGGTCCATGCAGAACTTGAGAACACGGTTCAGAATTCTCTCGCTGTCGAGCTCATGGAGAAGCTGCCCAAGAGCGTTGAGTGCTTCCACCTGACGGAGGCTGTCTTCGACCAGTCTTTCCTGTTCTGACTGGGAGACAAACTGGAAGAGGACCCGCGAAACATGACGAAGGAAGCCAGGAAAGTGAGAGTCCACGCGAAAGAGCGGTGGCGATACCAGGAGTTGGCCGATCTCTTCGCCTTCGTAGCGAAGGGCATGGCTTTGACTCTTCTCGCCCGGAAGAGTGCTGTCCCACTCCTGCCGGCTCCCTCCATCACTTTCGTTCAGGAAGATGGAGCAACTCTCCGCCCCGAACTCTTCCCGCAGAAGCCGGGCCAGTTCGGGATAGAAAGCATCCCGGTCACGGGCTCCGTAGAGCCGCTCCAGAAGTCTCTCCGGTCGGTTGCGCTTACCGGTCTTCACAGTCCCCCCGCATAGAGGTGATCCAGATCCTGCAGATCCTGGCGCAGTTGCCAGAGCAGGCGAAGGAAACTTTCTCTTTCGAAACCCAGACTTCTCATTTCCTTGCGGTAATCCTGAACATCCACTTCCCGCCCGAGATCCTCCAGATTTCTCCGCCCAAGGCCCCACTGATTGCAAAGCTGGTCCGAGAGATGTACGAGAACCGCCGCGGGATGGCTCTTGCCCCGGTTCCAGGGATCATGGTGATAGCGAACGGCCTGAATGATGTGCTCCGGCAATTTCCAGCGCTGAAGAACATGACGCGCCAGTTCCGGATGCTCAAAGCCGGAGACCTCTTCTTCCTCTTCCCGGCAGATCGGTCTCCGCCCGGGAATCGGATCGAAGAGTTCATCGAGTACGAGTTTCCCGATGTCGTGCAAAAGACCGGCCACAAAGGCTTCCTCGCCGAGCAGGGGAGGCTGTTTCATTGCTTCAGCGAGTTTGCGGGAAGTGATGGCCACGGCCATGGCATGGGTCCAGAAGCCCCTGCCCGGATAGTCATAGCAGTCCATCTCCCGTCGCAGAAGCCCACTGCTACTGACCGCATAGACCATGTTCTTCATATTGTCCATGCCGATCAGGACGACCGCGTCGTGGATGGTGGAGATGCTCCGTCCCCCGGCAAAGAAGCTGCTATTGGCGACCTTCAGAAGACGGGCGACCAGCGCCTGGTCCTTGCGAATCACTTTCTCGAAATCGGAGGCCGTGAAGTACTCCCTGCGGGCGACCGCAAGAAACTCCTTCACCACGGAGCCCAGGCTCGGCAGGCTTTCCATGCGGGCAAGCGTCTTTTTCTGCAAAGACTTGCGCTCCACAATTCCAATGATGGAATGCCGGGGGGGCATACGGCGGCTCCTTTCCCTCGAGAGAGTCTCAGGTCTCTTATCGGCAGGAAGGAGTGGAACTAAAGGGGTTTGCCTAGGCCGTGCGGGAGGAGATGTAGTCTTCCAGACGATCCCGCTCCTCTTCCTCAATGCTGTAGAAGAAGCAGGCAATCCGGTAGGACGAAACGGCGGGATCCTCCTCCTCCGGCTCGCAGCGGACGACAATCCCGTCCTGGCGCAGGACCCAGGGATTGCTCTGCTCGTCCTCCTCCGGAAGATGAAGGGTGAGAGGGAGCTTGGTCCCCTCTTCCATGTGGTAGGGAGAGTCGAAATAGACCCCGGAACTGGACAGGTTCAGGGTTCTGCCCAAGTCGCTGGTGGATCCGGGCTCAAGCCGGATTTCCAGTTTCAGACTGATGTCGAGGCGTCTTGCCCGTCTGCGTTCTTCCATGGGGTCTTCTCCCTTTCTTCTGGGAGGAAATTGCCCCCTCTCTCCCTATTCCACAAGGAAAAAGTGAACCCTGCGGGTTTTCAGACTGGCTGCCACGATCTGCAGCCGAAGGGAATCGCCGGCTGCGAAGACCTTCCCTGAGAACTCACCTCGGAGAAGCTCCCGATCCTCCTCAAAGTGAAACCACTCGCCGCCAAGTTGGGAGGCGGGCAGGAATCCCTCGGCACCACTTTGGGGCAATTGGACAATCAGCCCTCCCTCCCGAACACCGAGTACTGTCGCCTCATGGACATCACCCAAGTGCTGCCTCGCCCAGAGAACCATCTCAAGCCGCATGCTGTCGCGTTCTGCCTGCAGGGATAGAATCTCGGTCTCCGACAGATGCTCTGCGAGGGACTTCAACTCTCCCTGCTTCCTGTTCGTTTGACCGCGCAACCAGCTCTTCAGGCTCCGGTGAACCTGTAGATCGGCATAGCGCCGGATGGGACTGGTGAAGTGAAGATAGTCCGTCCAGGCGAGGCCAAAGTGCAGGGAAGCAGAGGAGGAGTACTTTGCCTTTTGAAGAGATCGCAGAAGCCTGAAAAACAGCGGAACCCGGTCTTCCCTCTCCTGGATTCTTTTCGCAAGGTCACGATACTCCGCAGGCCGGGGCGGGAGTGTCGGGTTCCAGGCAATCCCGGCCAGGGAGAGCGCATGGCGCAGTTCCTTCACATCCTCATCGTCGGGCCGCTTATGAATGCGGTAGAGACCGGGGAGCTTCTCCCTTTGCATGATTCGCGCGACCTCACGATTGGCCGCAAGCATGAACTCTTCTACGAGTCTGTGAGTCTGGAGAAGAGGCTTCTTCTCAAAACCGAGAATCTTCCCCCCTTCCTCCTTCACCCGGGTTTCCGGCATCTCGAATCGCAAGGCCCCCTCTTTCTCGCGCTGTTCTGACAGTTGGCTGGACAGTTCTTGCATGGAGCGAAGCAAGGCTGAATCGGGGCTGTTCCCTTCCAGAAGCTCCTCCGCCTCTTCGTAGCTGTAATCCCGATGGATGGAAAGAAGCGACTCCAGAAGACGGCTTCCGGATTGCCGCCCCCGGGAGTCAAAGTCCAGGAAGAGAGTGAGAGCGTATTTTGCGGATCCACTCTTCAGGGAACAGGTGTCCCCGGAAAGGGAAGCGGGAAGCATGGGAATGGTTTCAAAGGGGAAGTAGGTGGAGTTGCCCCGCCTTTTTGCCTCCTGATCCAGGCGGCTGTTCGGGGGCAGGTATTCGGAGACATCGGCAATGTGAATGCCCAGCCTGCGAGTGCCGTCCTTCAGGGTCTCCAGACTGATCGCATCGTCATGATCCCGGGCATCATGAGGATCAATTGCAATGATGGGAAGATGGGACAGGTCTTCGCGCGTCCCCTCAAGGAGGATCTCTCGATTTGCAATGGACTCTGCATCCTTCAGGAGATCCTCCGGGAACTCCCTTTGCAGCCCATGCTCCTCGCAGAGCATTCTCATGCCGAGTTCCCGATCCTCCCGAAGGCTTCGCTTCTTTCGTTTGCCCTTTTTGCTACCGGCGCCGGAAGGGAGAAAGAACCTCCCGCGACTCTTTCGCAGCTCACCGGATTCGAGCATCTGTCGCAGAAGCTGTCGGAACTTGCGTCGCTCGTGAACCGGGATATGGAGGGATGTAGAAATCCGACCGGGCAGGAGCCCGGCCGGATGCGAGTTCAGAAGATCCTCAATGGCCTCGCGCCACTCAAGTGCGGAGTTCAGATCTACTTCTTCTTGTGACGATTCTTGCGAAGACGCTTCTTGCGCTTGTGAGTCGATATCTTCTTGCGCTTGCGTTTTCTGCCATTGGGCATTGAGTGACACCTTTCCTTCTATATGATTCGAAATCCGGGCTCTGCTACTCGTCTTCGGTAGCAGCTCCGTCAGGATTCACCAGCTTCTTCAGGTCGTTGGAGGCCTTGAAGAAGGGAATCAGTTTCGCCGGTACCATCACCGTTGTTCCTGTACGAGGGTTGCGGGCCTTGCGTCCCCGACGCTCTTTCACGCGAAAACTGCCGAAACCACGCAACTCAACCTTGTCTCCCTGGGAAAGCGCATCGCTGATGCTGTCCAATACGAGATTGACAACGATCCCCGTGTCTTTCTTGCTCAGGCTCACTCTATCGGAAATCGCCTCGACAAGATCGGCTTTGGTCATGTCTCCCCCATGGGTAAATCAGAAAGTCCCCAAGGGGACAGTTCCAGAACAACCGAGCGAGGGTCAAAGATATCAAGTCGCCGTGCTTTTGTCAAAGCCTTGAAAACAGAAAACTTGGAGAAGTCTCGAGGAGACGGGACTGAGGGGCATAGAAAAAGACCCCGCCGCTGGAGTAGCGTCAAACTCGGGAAAGCGCAGCACGCAGTGTGGGAATGGGCCCCCGGCTTGATCTCCTACAAACAGTGCAGGGTCAAATGCGGGGAGGGACTATCAAGAGCAGTGCCACTGGCAAGGCGCGTAGAAAGAGCCTTGCCTTGCGCTTGTAACTACCTGCAAATGAGATTGTTACATAATAGGTGTCAGGTGTGCTTCAGGAGCCATGTTTCAAAAACAGGGAACGCTTTTTCCCGGAAGGGGAAATATTCACCCGGAGCGGCGGAGATGGATCCCCCGGTAAAGTTCTTCCAGTTCCTCGTTCAGGTCGCAGTCGCGCCGGCTCATGGCAATGGCTGCCGTTTCCAGAGCCTTGTCGATGCGATACTCCTGAAGCTCCCGGTCATCACCCCAGGAGAAGGCGGGTAGGTACTTCGGCGGGAAGGTCGCGCCGAACCAGTTCACGAAGGGCTCAAAGACGGTTCCCGTGTTCAGCCTTGAGAGAATGCCCGTTCTTACATGATCGCCCAGACAGGCTCCCAGGAACATCCGGGAACTATCGATTTCGCCTTCTGCCATTTGCACTCGCACACTGGAATAGTTGTTCTTCAGGTCGCTGTTCGTGGTGCCTGCGCCGAGGTTCACCCACTCGCCGACCCAGGCATTGCCCAGAAATCCATCGTGCTGCTTGTTCGCGTAACCCTGAAAGAGACTCTCTTCCAGTTCTCCCCCCAGGCGACACTGCGGTCCTGCGATGACTCCGTGGAGGAGACGGCTGGAAGGACGAACCCGGGTACCGGGGCCCAGATAGCAGGGACCGGCCACATACGAGAGAGCGCCGATCTCCACGCCCTGATCGAGAATCACCGGGCCAGAGCTCGTGTCGATCACTGCGCTATCGGCCACGCAAACATCGCTTGCGCGGTAGACATCATCGCTGGTGAGAGAAAGAAGCCGGGTCGGCGAACTCAATCTGCGCAGAGTTTCTTCACAGTGATTTTCAAGAAGGTGGGCGGCCAGTTCCCGTAGCTCCCACCAGAAGCGAAGCCAGGGGCCCCCGGAGGTCCAGAGCAGAGGCCCGGCAAGAGCAGGGAACTCCTCATGAGAAGCCACGATCTCCAGAAGATCAGGAATCTCCGAAGCGGATGCCATGCGAGCAAGAACCCGCCCCTCTTCCTCCAGACAGTCTCCCGGTTCCAAGGAAAGAGCTTCCTGCACAAATCTCTTCTGGAGAGGAAGCTGCTGAGCCGGGATAAGGAGTACCTTCTGGAACTCGAGCAGTTCTGCAGGCAGGGAAGCGGAACGGAGACGGCTCTCATGGAAAAAGACCGAATGAGAGGGAAAGGCCGACTCAAAGAGATCCCGAATCCGGAAAGGACCCAGTTGAAGATCCCAGACAGGGCGAGTCGCTACGGGCGGCCCCAGCCAGGGAGTCGATGGAAGCTCGTGAACCAGAATTGCAGGACGCTTTCCGAACATGTTCCTCCTCTTTGGAATCCTAGGAGAAGAGCGAGCTTTCATCAAGAGAAAGCGGAACGAAAGCAGATATCCCTTGAATCCGCACCTTGCGATCTGGCAGTTTAAGCCAATTCGAAAGGAATCCATGAGAACCAAGCTTTGCCTCGCTCTTCTGCTTCTCCTTTCTCCTTCTCTCCTGTTGGCAGAAGGATTCTCGATCTGGGCCATGGGCACTCGCAGCACAGCCATGGGAGGAGTGGGAACCGCCACGGTCTCCGACGCAGCCTCCG from Candidatus Krumholzibacteriia bacterium harbors:
- a CDS encoding PilZ domain-containing protein, whose product is MEERRRARRLDISLKLEIRLEPGSTSDLGRTLNLSSSGVYFDSPYHMEEGTKLPLTLHLPEEDEQSNPWVLRQDGIVVRCEPEEEDPAVSSYRIACFFYSIEEEERDRLEDYISSRTA
- a CDS encoding STAS domain-containing protein translates to MKITKSQQGGSTLLQIQGEIEVFTLPELRESAEDCLGGAEEIIFHLGELEYIDSAGLGYLVDLNERFRARGQRLLLVELTEHVSKILRITHLDRILEIQSSLEYSHPA
- a CDS encoding flagellar basal body P-ring protein FlgI; the encoded protein is MKKQFMTLLALLFLIASSAGASRVKDIAQVNGQDGEHLIGYGLVVGLSGTGDGRGTGFTAHSVAGMMEKFGLTLDPEEIRMKNVAAVMVTATLPPNSRQGGQLDVTVSSLGDAKSLEGGILLMTPLLRQADGLQYGIAQGAISVGGYSVDAGLGNSVRKNNSNVGRIPSGGTLSRDWPGSYVRDNRFDLLLHSPDFTTAANIAGSLNRRYGGEVAQAHDAARVSVWIPKERGGDMIRFISEIENMSVETDLAARVVINERTGTVVVGDHVRIRDVAIAHGSLQVEIRTGYQASQPSPFGEGRSLLVPEVQTAVHDSKGQFTLLEDSNTVEKVAQALNEMGVSPRDMISIFQALKESGALEAELVIM
- a CDS encoding flagella basal body P-ring formation protein FlgA — protein: MIIRKRHKRVLLTAALLGLALLHFPQSSIAEESRLLLKETLQCRAPVVSLVDLLDGSLPSSMNDLLVCKSPEPGKTRSLSRRRLQRLLREEGYLGRLEGAETVKISTPSLRLSSKRILESASRYLDRKLEPLGLKRISPLMGFPEEIQLSDLRIEFEMELQGETKRQGEALLKVRDSLGFEIQRRVSFRCEKPIRVPVCRHPQVRGETLRNWGWEVRNLFDIDGQPLEEGALSTAVLKRRLEPGDVLTTRNTESDLLVRAGREVVIQLERGAVRVRKSGVAQSNGRYGEMVPVRLRDSRELKRYRVAGPGLLVPSWIELREKQT
- a CDS encoding rod-binding protein → MNELQQANPARSLQSPESLASSGSKAAREARQSAEEMEALFLQFLMATMRKSVERSELMPETPGNRLFRGMLDEEYCRLASESGRGLGLADLIESQWSAKPGGKNGRF
- a CDS encoding flagellar hook-basal body protein, with protein sequence MIKALDSSRQAMQMQWRRHEVISNNLANVNTPGFKREMARVSAHLKDGVQAPGQELFLPQREILVEGVPSKQGGPLLPTGNPLDIALTGEGFFQVETDQGLRLTRDGSFRLDEQGVLVHSSGGRVLVDGSPIHVGENPSILPDGSVLDGEILLGRLSILLPEEGARLERQGDNLLRLEGGSREAEESDYLLAPGFLEGSNVQSVREMVDMIRAYRAYEMAQRGALAADETLRIATQRVGSLRP
- the flgN gene encoding flagellar export chaperone FlgN; the encoded protein is MADSKLLQELMDAAKVESEAYRRLLAVMNEHQDALLRQCPESINEALQRNLASLESGKQACNRRVEITRSLCKTLNIRIEEGSARIIACFQGDEMMALQEIYLELGQLGREIQSQNERNRQMIEHSLDLLHGDFQALGQLAKKASNRREEDGGEGVILSLRA
- the flgG gene encoding flagellar basal-body rod protein FlgG, which gives rise to MMRALSTSATGMRAQQLYVDTISHNLANVNTTGFKRGRVEFQDLLYQVVSPNASLRGGADVQPIQVGHGVRLAGIRQIFTQGPTQITGNALDMAINGDGFFRVELPDGRYAYTRDGSFALDSEGSLVTSGGLHVAPGFEFPESTTQVSVEKDGDLRILVAGEEEPRSLGQLEVYRFANPSGLSALGNNLFLASESSGKAQEGTAGRDGFGQIESGILEGSNVSVVEEMIRLIEAQRAYELNSKAIQTSEEMLSVANQLKR
- a CDS encoding flagellar basal body L-ring protein FlgH, which codes for MSKRWFLILLLALSTSLQAEALWDDSSGGSLYSNQKAHRVGDILTVMISESATAVSDAITDTEVKNEMSGGAGTGLLDFIPLWGLNQENRFEGKGTSARKADLKAVMSVRIVQELPRGQFRVEGERSVSRNGEEDVLTLSGVVRGRDIGPDNSVPSSAIAEAIIVYEGKGDLEQSNRPGLLSRFADWIF
- a CDS encoding HDOD domain-containing protein, which produces MPPRHSIIGIVERKSLQKKTLARMESLPSLGSVVKEFLAVARREYFTASDFEKVIRKDQALVARLLKVANSSFFAGGRSISTIHDAVVLIGMDNMKNMVYAVSSSGLLRREMDCYDYPGRGFWTHAMAVAITSRKLAEAMKQPPLLGEEAFVAGLLHDIGKLVLDELFDPIPGRRPICREEEEEVSGFEHPELARHVLQRWKLPEHIIQAVRYHHDPWNRGKSHPAAVLVHLSDQLCNQWGLGRRNLEDLGREVDVQDYRKEMRSLGFERESFLRLLWQLRQDLQDLDHLYAGGL
- a CDS encoding PP2C family protein-serine/threonine phosphatase; amino-acid sequence: MKTGKRNRPERLLERLYGARDRDAFYPELARLLREEFGAESCSIFLNESDGGSRQEWDSTLPGEKSQSHALRYEGEEIGQLLVSPPLFRVDSHFPGFLRHVSRVLFQFVSQSEQERLVEDSLRQVEALNALGQLLHELDSERILNRVLKFCMDLTGAEVGAARLYEKDKVVHKVFWGLPEEVLDELDQDEREPLRGSRLRQFSSTGNSAWFPDTLMEVNLPLRLPHRAELLLVSGPDFQEDPQSRELIESCALFGSQALQKALEHQEQILRNRELEQLEVARQIQKRLIPEILPEVEGLDMAGYSQSAESVGGDYYDVITLDNGDTLAFLADVSGKGVPAALRMSGLRALLRSQARSCHSPGELLGRLNRFLCEDRMKGSFVTATCLIFRCGGREVLAASAGHEPVLFLRQGKKLQDLGDYGGLPLGIREREEYRDQPFRFEAGDWLLLYSDGATDMKSEDSDRYGSARLEGYFQKHRGTEAADLLGSLLDDLNAFRGRIAPVDDLTLLIFQGIEQ